A genome region from Columba livia isolate bColLiv1 breed racing homer chromosome 2, bColLiv1.pat.W.v2, whole genome shotgun sequence includes the following:
- the XRCC2 gene encoding DNA repair protein XRCC2, with translation MADASRRAESGTQLLARLEGRSSLKNLEPYLFAEEGSPVHGDVIEFHGPEGTGKTEMLYHLIARCIIPKSGGGLEVEVMFIDTDYHFDMLRLVTILENRLAQGTEEMIKQCLGRLFLVNCSSSTQLLLTLYSLENMFCAHPALCLLILDSISAFYWMDRSNGGESLNLQERNLKKCANFLEKLVREHHLALFATTQTLMQKSPNSAESFFPLKLHHETDTDYRPYLCKSWQQMVTHRIFFSKQCNSGNSKGFTVVSCHLKRNHVVKRSFSVAECGVQF, from the exons ATGGCTGACGCGTCTCGGAGGGCGGAGTCGGGCACTCAG ctaCTTGCACGACTTGAGGGCCGAAGTTCTCTGAAGAATCTTGAACCTTATCTGTTTGCTGAGGAAGGATCTCCTGTTCATG GAGATGTCATTGAATTCCATGGGCCGGAAGGAACGGGAAAGACTGAAATGCTTTATCACCTAATAGCCCGCTGCATCATCCCAAAATCAGGAGGAGGACTGGAAGTAGAGGTCATGTTCATCGATACCGACTACCATTTTGATATGCTTCGCCTAGTGACCATCCTCGAGAACAGGCTGGCGCAAGGGACGGAAGAGATGATAAAGCAGTGCCTGGGAAGGCTTTTTCTGGTGAACTGCAGTAGTAGCACGCAGCTACTCCTCACTCTCTACTCCttagaaaacatgttttgtgCTCACCCCGCTCTCTGCCTTTTGATTTTAGACAGCATATCAGCTTTTTATTGGATGGACAGAAGCAACGGGGGGGAGAGTCTTAACTTGCAGGAGAGGAACCTGAAGAAATGTGCGAACTTTCTGGAAAAACTTGTGAGAGAGCATCACTTAGCCCTCTTTGCAACAACGCAGACGCTTATGCAGAAATCTCCCAACTCTGcagaaagcttttttcctttaaaacttcACCATGAAACTGATACAGACTACAGACCTTATCTCTGTAAATCATGGCAACAAATGGTAACCCACAGGATATTTTTCTCTAAGCAGTGTAATTCTGGCAACAGCAAAGGTTTTACAGTTGTTTCTTGCCACCTCAAAAGAAACCATGTAGTGAAACGTTCATTTAGCGTTGCAGAATGTGGAGTCCAGTTTTAA